The genome window GTAGTTCACGTACTCGGCGCGCCAGTCGTAGTAGAGGGGCGTCCGCCACAGCCGGCGCCGGAACCCCTCCACCGCCACCCGGGGGAGCGTCTGCAGGGTCTCGTCCTGGGCGTCCTCCAACAGATTCTGGTGGAAGCGCGCCTCGGCCCCCCAGAAGTGGTCCTCCCACGTCCGCGCCAACTGGAAGGTGGAGAGCCGGATCACGTCCGTCTCGTCGTTGAGGCTGCGGTTGAACCACTTCCGGAACATCCGGTTGGTGGCGCCGAATCCCATGGGCCCCTCCCGGAACTCCTCGAAGTAGTCGCGGTCGCTCACCAGGTCCACGTCCAGCTTGGCCGCGACGCCCAGGGGCAGGTCCTGGTCGGCCTTGGCCCGGACCCACCACCGGCGGGCATTGCCGCGGACCTGGCCGTCCCCGTCGAAGTCGTCGTCCACGAGGTTGTCGTGGAGGTAGCTGTACCGGATGACCCCGAGGGATGCCGGGGAGAGAGCGTACCGGAACTCCCCGCCCAGGAGCATCCCCCGGTTGGCCAGGTACCGGGGCGAGAAGGTGGCGTCGAAGCTGTCGCCCAAGGCCCAGAAAAAGGGCAGTTCCAGCTCGAACCCGTTCCGGCTCGAGGAGGTGTAGTAAGGGGTGAGGAACCCGGTCTCCCGCTCCTGGTTCACGGGCCAGGCCGCCAGGGGCGCGTAGAGGACCGGTACATCCTTGACCCGAAACGTGGTGTGGGCGGCCACCGCCAGGCCCGAGGCCCGGACCCGGAGCCGCCGGCACCGGAAGCTCCAGGCCGACCGCGGCACCGGGCAGGTAGTCACCACGGCGTCCTCCACCTCGTACTCGTCCTCGCCGGTCCGCCGGATCGTCCGGGCGGCCAGGGTCACGTTGTTCCGGCTCAGGAAGAGCTCCGCGTCCTCCACCGTGCCGGTGGCGGTGGCGAGGTCGAGGTCGGCCCGGCTGCCCCGGAGCACGTCGCCCCCCGTGCGGAGGGTGACGTTGCCCCAGGCCTGCAGCCGGGACCGGCGCCGGTCGTAGGCCACGGTGTCCGCCTCGCAGGTCATCCCGCCGCGGCTCGCACGCACGTGCCCCTCCGCCACCACCAGGTCCCCGTCGGCATGGTAGGTGATCCGGTCCGCCTCCACCCGCCAGGGCACGGCCGCTCCCGCCGCCGTTCCGGCCGCGAGGACGGCCACCGCCCAGGCCAGGGCCGCAAACCAGTGCGCTGCAGAGGAGGATCTCGCCATGTCGTATCCGGGTCTCCGTGGGCTCGACGGCCCTACCCTACGGGGACGCCGCCGGCGGGTCAATCCCGGCGCCGCCGGGGCGCGCCGCACCGCCCGCGCGCGGCCTCGATCCGCCCCCGGCACCTCCATCAAGCCCGGGGCCGGGACAAGCGGCGGACCACCTTGTTCCGCCAGGTCATGCGGAGCCAGATCCGGGCCAGGGTGGCCAGCGGGAGCGGCCGGCTCACCACCCGGACGCGGCCGGCCTTCACCGCCCGGATGACGGAGGCCGCGTCCGGCTCGGCCTCCACCAGGGTGTACGTGGTGTGGAACTGGACCCGCTGGTGCGCGTCGGAGGTCCCCACCATGGGCAGGCCGTACCGGGCGGCCAGCGCCTGGGCCGGCCGGTTGAAATCCACGCCCCGCCCCCGGAAATGGCAGTACTCCACCGCGTCGAAGAGGTGCACGTTGGCCCGGAAGCGCCCGCGGAGGGCACAGGGGCTCGGGTAGAAGGGGTGCGGGGCGATGACCAGGGTCTCCTCCCGCCGCAGCCGCACCAGGGCCTCGAGGCTGGATCGGTCCACCTCGGCGGGGTCCACGTTGTAGAGAAGGACGTGGCGCCCCTCGATGGTGGCCTCCATGCCGGGGATCAGCACGATGCCCCGGTCCCGGGCGTAGGCGGCCAGGCGCTCGTTCCAGGTGACCCGGTTGTGGTTGGTGATGGCGAGCACGCCGTAGCCCGCCGCCCGTGCCATGTCGATGAGGTCCTCGGCCGTGTAGCGGACGAGGTCCTCCGGGTCCTCCGCGGTGTGGAGGTGAAAGTCGGCCTTGAGCAGGGCCGTCACGCCGGTCTCCGCCTGAGGCGCAGCCGGTGGAGGACGGGGGAGAAGAGACGCGCCGCCCCGGCGAAGGCCCCCACCAGCACCGCGGTCTCGATCCACCCGAGCCCGGCGCCCCGGCGGACGAAGAGGAGCGGGACCAGGGACTCCAGGGTGTGGTCGAGGAGCGGGACGGGGTGGCCGCCCTCGAGCCCCATCCGGCGCTTGGCGAAGCTGGCCGCGAGGTCGCCCGCCATGGAAAGGGCCGCCAGGAGGGCGCCGCCGCCCCGGCCGAAGGGCGTCAGTCCGCCGACGGCCGCGCCGCCCGCCACCGCCAGCGCCAGCCCCCGCCAGGTCTTGTGGTCCCCGAAGACGGGCCGGCCGTCCCGGAAGCGGCGTCCGAGGTCCACCGGCGCCCCGAGGCGCTCCCCCAGGAGCGCCCGGCCCAGGATGGGGAGGAAGTTCGCCGCCCCGAGGACGGCCAGCAGGGCGGCGTCCCGGGAGAGGAGTTCCTGGAACCCGGAGGTCACGGCGCCGCCTCCCCCACGCGGCGGAGGACCACCAGGCACCGCGGGTGCCCGGTGAGGGGAACCCGGGCCGTCACCGGCTCCGCCGCCCAGCCGGCGGCCCGGAGCCCCGCCCGCGCGGCCTCGAGCTCCGCCGCCCCACCTGGCCCCTTCATGGCGACCAGCATCCCCCGGGGGCCGAGGACCGGCCCGGCCAGCGCCGCCAGGTGCGCCAGGGATCCCACCGCCTGGCTCACCGCGAGGTCGAAGCCGCCCCCGGGCCGCCGCCGAGGCACCTCCGGCTCCCCCACCCGACCGTGCTCGGCCCAGATTCCCTCGAGGCCGAGGCGCGCGATGACCGCGCGCAGGAAGGAGACCTTCCGGGCCACGGCGTCCACCAACACCACCTGGAGGCGGG of Dissulfurirhabdus thermomarina contains these proteins:
- a CDS encoding LPS-assembly protein LptD, translating into MARSSSAAHWFAALAWAVAVLAAGTAAGAAVPWRVEADRITYHADGDLVVAEGHVRASRGGMTCEADTVAYDRRRSRLQAWGNVTLRTGGDVLRGSRADLDLATATGTVEDAELFLSRNNVTLAARTIRRTGEDEYEVEDAVVTTCPVPRSAWSFRCRRLRVRASGLAVAAHTTFRVKDVPVLYAPLAAWPVNQERETGFLTPYYTSSSRNGFELELPFFWALGDSFDATFSPRYLANRGMLLGGEFRYALSPASLGVIRYSYLHDNLVDDDFDGDGQVRGNARRWWVRAKADQDLPLGVAAKLDVDLVSDRDYFEEFREGPMGFGATNRMFRKWFNRSLNDETDVIRLSTFQLARTWEDHFWGAEARFHQNLLEDAQDETLQTLPRVAVEGFRRRLWRTPLYYDWRAEYVNYWRERGLESQRLDLAPRLALPVDFGGVADFLVSATARETLYRIGGDCQGWATDLDRNRFTHELAADLGTTLGRTFDLGGGRFVRHTLRPVLSYRYRPPKDVDGLPGIDAVDRLGQENLLVLSLLNFVTTRRDRPGGRFTYRDPLVLRLEEGFDVRESRRRLGPGEKRRPFTDLLAELELNPNEFVTLRSDTTFGVYGQGVTTHRTQATFRSPAGDRLGLTYRYHRAKRIHTLDAVLDAVLTPAWTLTLRTQRSLEEPWEELRSSYGFRYKAGCWSLEFRVDHTPDEDSFVFYIDLAGLGGWGTR
- a CDS encoding PHP-associated domain-containing protein — encoded protein: MTALLKADFHLHTAEDPEDLVRYTAEDLIDMARAAGYGVLAITNHNRVTWNERLAAYARDRGIVLIPGMEATIEGRHVLLYNVDPAEVDRSSLEALVRLRREETLVIAPHPFYPSPCALRGRFRANVHLFDAVEYCHFRGRGVDFNRPAQALAARYGLPMVGTSDAHQRVQFHTTYTLVEAEPDAASVIRAVKAGRVRVVSRPLPLATLARIWLRMTWRNKVVRRLSRPRA
- a CDS encoding CDP-archaeol synthase, producing MTSGFQELLSRDAALLAVLGAANFLPILGRALLGERLGAPVDLGRRFRDGRPVFGDHKTWRGLALAVAGGAAVGGLTPFGRGGGALLAALSMAGDLAASFAKRRMGLEGGHPVPLLDHTLESLVPLLFVRRGAGLGWIETAVLVGAFAGAARLFSPVLHRLRLRRRPA
- the rsmG gene encoding 16S rRNA (guanine(527)-N(7))-methyltransferase RsmG, translated to MKTSPGTPSPEALIRALLAEAGEAGDAAAALGAYFEELARWNRRFNLTGLRDPAARVRKHLGDTLTLLPLVPPGPARVIDIGTGAGVPGLLLKILRPRLQVVLVDAVARKVSFLRAVIARLGLEGIWAEHGRVGEPEVPRRRPGGGFDLAVSQAVGSLAHLAALAGPVLGPRGMLVAMKGPGGAAELEAARAGLRAAGWAAEPVTARVPLTGHPRCLVVLRRVGEAAP